ACGATTGCCAAGCTTGTCGCAGAACTGGATGGAGAAATCGTCGGCAGCGTATTTGTGTATGCCTCATCCGAGACCGCATACGGCAATGCAGAGCTAGGCATCCATTCCCCGATTATTCGTCTGCTGGGCGTAACTGGCAAAGCTCGAGGCAGAGGTGTGGCGACAGAGCTTATTCGGGCCAGTGTCAGACTGGCGAGTGAACGAGGTGCGGACACGTTGTACCTTCACACCTCGGACATGATGGGGGCGGCGATTCGTCTTTATGAGCGTCTGGGGTTTGAACGAGCGTTGGATAAAGAGTTTATGACAGGGGGAAACACGCTGGTCAAAAGCTATCGCTTGCAGCTGGCCGACACCCTATTGCTTCAATAATGGATCTATGTGGGAGGTTGATTATGAGCAAAGCAAAACAGCTTAAACTAGGCAGTATTATTTTGGGCGTAGGCGGTACGATGTCCAGTTGGCGTCATCCCAGTGTGCCGGTGGATGCCAGCGTTAATCTGGAATTTTACACACAGCAGGCCCAGACCGCGGAACGTGGCAAATTCGATCTGGTGTTTATTGCCGATGGGCTGTTTATTACGGAGAAATCCATCCCTCATTTTCTAAATCGCTTCGAGCCGCTTACCATCCTGTCTGCGCTTGCGGTGGTCACCACTCGGATCGGGCTGGTTGGCACATTATCAAGCACGTACAGCGAACCCTTTAACGCGGCCCGTCAATTTGCATCTCTGGATCATATCAGTAAAGGACGCGGAGGCTGGAATCTCGTTACATCGCCGTTGGAAGGTTCCGCAGCGAATTATAGTAAAGAGAATCACCCGTCTCATGGGGATCGTTACGAGATTGCAGAGGAGTTTTTGGAGGTTGTGCGTGGTTTGTGGGATTCCTGGGAGGATGATGCTTTTGTACGAAACAAGGAGACGGGCGTCTTTTTTGATGCTGCGAAGCTGCATCGTATCCAGCATGAAGGCAAGCATTTTAAGGTAGCAGGACCACTCAATATTGCGCGTACGAAGCAGGGACAGCCCGTCGTCTTTCAGGCCGGTTCGTCAGAACCCGGCAAACAGCTCGCAGCCAAGGGAGCTGATGCGGTGTTTACCGGACAGAACTCGATCGAGGACGCCAGAGCATTCTATGAAGATGTGAAGCGGCGTACTGTGGAGCAAGGACGTTCGGCAGACGATCTGGCTATCATGGTAGGCATTGTTCCCATCATTGGGGAAACCGACGAAGAGGCGGAGAGAAGATACCAGGATGCGGCGAGCCGTATCCCGATTACCGAAGCGCTGGACGTACTGGGACGCTTTTTCGACCATCATGATTTCCATCAATATGCATTGGATGAGCCATTTCCGGAGCTTGGTGATATTGGTCAGAACTCGTTCCGCAGCAGCACGGATCGAATCAAAGCCAGGGCACAAGAGCTTGGACAAACGTTGCGGCAGGTTGCTCTCGAAGCGGTGGCGCCAAGGTCTCCCTTCATTGGCTCGGCCGAGACGGTAGCAGATACGTTGCAGCATTGGTTCGAGACGGGTGCAGCCGATGGTTTCATCGTACATCCGATTATACCGGAGGATCTTGTTATTTTTGTCGATAAGGTTGTACCGATCTTGCAGGAGCGCGGTGTGTTTCGTACCGAATATGAATCGGATACCCTACGAGGCCATCTGGGTCTGCCCGTACCGGAAAATCGGTATACGCAGCAGAAGACGGAGCAAGCGACCGTTTAATGTGAATCGTTTATATTATAAAACCTATTAAAATGGTGAGAATACATTGAATTTTGAAAGGAGAGCCTTCATGTCGAGACAGGGTCAATTAAAGCTGGGAACATCATTGCACGGCGTTGGCTCCAGCGTATCGGGCTGGAGGCATCCCGATCTGCCATCCGATGCAAGCATCAATATCGATTATTATATTCAGCAGGCTAGACAGGCGGAGGCGGGCAAGCTTGATTTCGTGTTTATAGCCGATGGTTTGCACATTACCGAGCAGTCTATACCTCATTTTTTGAATCGTTTTGAGCCGCTTACTGTTCTGTCTGCTCTTGCTGCATCGACTCGAAATATTGGCCTGGCAGGAACCCTCTCCACATCCTATAGCGAACCCTTTACGGTCGCCCGTCAGTTTGCATCTCTGGATCATCTCAGTGGTGGACGTGCAGCATGGAATGTGGTGACTTCGCCATCGGAAGGTGTGGCGGACAACTTCAACAAGGGAGGCCATCCCGATCATGAAACCCGTTACCGCATGGCCGCAGAGTATGTCGAGGTTACTCGTGGGCTGTGGGACTCGTGGGAAGATGATGCGTTGATTCGGGACAAGGAAAGTGGCGTTTTCTTCGATCCTGAGAAGCTGCATACGCTCAATCACAAAGGCGAGTTCTACGAGGTGGCCGGTCCGCTGAACATCGCGCGTTCCAAACAGGGGCATCCTGTCATTTTCCAGGCAGGTGCGTCCGAATCGGGCCGGGATTTTGCTGCCAAAACGGCGGATGCTGTGTTTGTCCACGGCCAATCCCTGGAGGAAGCGAAAGCGGTATACAATGATCTAAAGCAACGTGCAGTCTCCTTCGGACGTAAACCTGAAGAGATTTTGATTCTGCCAGGAATTGCACCGATTGTAGGGCATACCGAAGCGGAGGCTCAGCGCAAATATGATGAGGTTGTGCAACTTGGCTCTGTTGATGATGCGATTCAATATCTAAGTCGTTATTTTGATTACCATGACTTTACGCAATATGCACTGGATGAGCCATTTCCGGATTTAGGAGATTTCGGCTCCAATGGCTTTCGAAGTTTTACCGATCAAATTAAGCGAGAAGCACGTGAGCAAGGATCAACACTGCGCGAGGTTGCGCTGCATGTTGCACAGCCCCGATCTGCATTTTTTGGCACACCTGAAACGATTGCCGACTTGATGCAGCTATGGTTCGAGGAGGGAGCAGCGGACGGCTATATCATTCTTCCAACCGTACCGGATGGACTGGAAGCATTCGTGGAACTGGTCGTACCTGTGCTGCAACAGCGCGGACTGTTCCGTACGGAATATGAGCACGATACGCTGCGGGGGAACCTGGGACTGTCCGTGCCTGTGAATCGCTATGTGAAGCAGGCTTGATGGATCTTGATCTAATCTTGGAACAATGAATTAGAGAGTCCGTGTAACTGTGGTCTGTGAATCTGTGATGAACGGCCTAATCTCGAACTCATAAAACAGCCGAAGCGTATTTTTATCGCCTCGACTGTTTTTTGATTTTATTTTATATGACCGAACCTTACGTCCTACGTCTGCACGCACATATCCCCATGCAATTCTCCGCTCCATCCCTTTCCTTCCAGTTGTCCGTGTAGTCCCAGATTGTAATGTACAATATAATAAAATTTTATTTGGTGTTATATAGGTGTAGAAGGATAGTTAAACTTATGTAGATGGGTTTACTATTGATTTTGGAATACGTGGCTTTTAACCTTTTAAATAGAAGAGACTGAAGGAGGAGCTATGAATACAGAAGACCATATCCAACATATGTTGCAGGTGATCGTCGAAAAAACACAATCCATCATTAACGATCGAGAAAAGCAATCCTTTGGCTCTCTGGAATATTTCCTGGGACATATTATAGAGTATCGCGATCAAAAGCAATACCTGACAGATGAGTGGCATATCCGCACACCTCGCTGGCTGGGGGAGTATGGCAATACATCAGAGGAAGAAGAACTTCTTTCGGATATCTATCGCTTGCAAGCATATATTGCTGAAAAGTTAAAGGGTGGATAGTGGATCAGTAAATCATGAATCATCATGTCGCATTAGTCCGGCTGAAATGTCGCAAAAGTACATGGTAACCCGATACGGAGATCGTATATACTCTCTTTATGTTTCGATAATGAAAATCATTATCAGTATTATACATAAGGGGGATTTACAAATGAAACAAGGAACACAGGGGCAAGCAGGCGGAAGCAAAGGCTATGCTGCTCACAAATCACGATTACTTATGGGCGTGATGTTGGCCCTTATTCTAGTCCTGACGGCTTGCGGTGCCGCAACAGGTACAGATAGCGGTAAGCAATCTGCGGCAACGCCAGCAGAGACACCAGCGAATGCGGAAACACAGACGGACGGAGCTTTTCCCGTAACGATCAAGGGTATGAAGGGTGACATCACTCTAAACGAAAAACCGAAGAGAATTGCAATTCTCGATGTTAAGTTTCTGGATCAGATGTTAGCGATTGGCGAGAAACCAGCAGGAAGTGTTATTGCAGGAGGGAATACCGATTTTCCAGAATATTTAGGAGACCAGCCGAATGGCGTAGAAGTTCTGGGTACACGGGACGAGCCTAACCTGGAAGCCATTGTTGCACTTGACCCGGATCTGATTATCATGACCGACTTCCAGGAGAAACAGTATGAGAGTGTAAGCAAAATTGCACCTACCCTGGTACTCGACTTCTACGAAGACTGGCGTGATACGTTAGCTACGGTTGCCCAAATTACAGACAAGCAGGACGAGGCAGAGAAAGTGCGCACAGCGTATGAAGAGAAAATCGCCGGGCTGAAAGCACAATTGTCAGAGAAGCTGGGCGATGAAACAGTGGCGATCATTCGTCCACGAAAAGAAGGAATTCGTGTTCACGGTATTGAGCATCGCATTGGCGGTATCATGTACAATGACTTGGGGCTGAAAATGCCTGCTCTGGTACAGGAGATTAATGAAGATGGTTCCGTAGAAATCTCGATGGAAAAAGTGCCTGAGATCGGGGCAGATCGTTATTTTGTGCTGTCGGATGAGCTGTTTGCGGCAGAAGCTGAGGCGATGGTGAACAATCCGGTATGGCAGTCTCTTGATGCTGTGAAAAATAACCGCACGTATGACGTAAACTCCACACTGTGGATTGCATACTACGGACCGCTTGCGATTAATCTGATTGTAGATCAGGCATCGGAAGCCCTGCTCGGATCGAACTAATATGAACCGATATCTCTCGACAGACTTATGGAAAGAGACGGTAGAGGATTATTCGATTTTGCTCGGTGAACCGCCTGAACATAGTGTCCGTACCATTGCTTTGAGTGAGCTGCATGACGAAGAGGCGTGTCGAGAGTATATCCGCTGGTTTCAGAACTATATCGATGCACCAGACATGAAAGTCGCAGCCTCCATGTTAGCCAAGCGGCTTGGCTATCTATGGACGACTCCGCTCGTGACCGCGATGACGTTTCATCATCAGCATGTAACCTTTCAGCTGGAGAACAGCTTTCTCTATCATCCAAAGCTCGAAGAACATGAGGAGGGTACACGATTTCCTTTTCTAGCGGTGAACGGGCTTCAGGCTGAAGAACTGTCTGGAGACAGGAGCGTATGGCGGGAAAAGGCGGTCCAGGAGATGTTTGCGGTACAACTGACACCTTTGTTAAAGACACTTGCTGCGATTGCACCTCTTTCGATGAGCATTCTCTGGGAGAATATTATGGTGCGGATTGGCCGACTATTCACTCCTGATGAAGCCGAGACAGAGCAGGAACGTAAGATCATTCGAGAGGACTTCTCTTATCTAACGCAGGTAGCATCCGGACAAGTGTTTGGTGTGAGGAAGAATCCGTTAACCCGCTTCACCGATTGTAAGGACAATGTGCATGTTGCCAAAAGTGAGCGGATCACCTGTTGTTTCTATTACCAGATGTCAGGGGAATATTGTCTCAAATGTCCGAAAATTGACATTGAGAAAGAATCTCAACTACAATGACAACAGCAACAATTTTACCATTGCTATTGTCAGGAGATGAGAGAAATGCCGCTGCAAGAACAGACAAGTCTATGGAGTGATACGACGATCAAGATGCTTGACGGGTATAGCGGTACTTTGCAGACAAGCAGTGTTCTTAACGAAACCGAATTAACCTCGAATGTGTTGCTGCTGGCGGTAGGCGGGGAAGGGGAGCTTGCAATGAATGGTGAAGTTTGCCACATTGGAGCTTCTTTTGCTTGTCATGTGGCGAAGGGAACATCCTTTACACTGACGGCCAGATCAGACGA
The window above is part of the Paenibacillus sp. 1781tsa1 genome. Proteins encoded here:
- a CDS encoding (2Fe-2S)-binding protein — its product is MNRYLSTDLWKETVEDYSILLGEPPEHSVRTIALSELHDEEACREYIRWFQNYIDAPDMKVAASMLAKRLGYLWTTPLVTAMTFHHQHVTFQLENSFLYHPKLEEHEEGTRFPFLAVNGLQAEELSGDRSVWREKAVQEMFAVQLTPLLKTLAAIAPLSMSILWENIMVRIGRLFTPDEAETEQERKIIREDFSYLTQVASGQVFGVRKNPLTRFTDCKDNVHVAKSERITCCFYYQMSGEYCLKCPKIDIEKESQLQ
- a CDS encoding LLM class flavin-dependent oxidoreductase, whose product is MSKAKQLKLGSIILGVGGTMSSWRHPSVPVDASVNLEFYTQQAQTAERGKFDLVFIADGLFITEKSIPHFLNRFEPLTILSALAVVTTRIGLVGTLSSTYSEPFNAARQFASLDHISKGRGGWNLVTSPLEGSAANYSKENHPSHGDRYEIAEEFLEVVRGLWDSWEDDAFVRNKETGVFFDAAKLHRIQHEGKHFKVAGPLNIARTKQGQPVVFQAGSSEPGKQLAAKGADAVFTGQNSIEDARAFYEDVKRRTVEQGRSADDLAIMVGIVPIIGETDEEAERRYQDAASRIPITEALDVLGRFFDHHDFHQYALDEPFPELGDIGQNSFRSSTDRIKARAQELGQTLRQVALEAVAPRSPFIGSAETVADTLQHWFETGAADGFIVHPIIPEDLVIFVDKVVPILQERGVFRTEYESDTLRGHLGLPVPENRYTQQKTEQATV
- a CDS encoding GNAT family N-acetyltransferase, whose protein sequence is MGNTEAQSTASQHPNSGTDSRELIIREAAAEEGHLLEAVLYEAYSQYEQELPQDVWVAYKAGIAEATRKSSTIAKLVAELDGEIVGSVFVYASSETAYGNAELGIHSPIIRLLGVTGKARGRGVATELIRASVRLASERGADTLYLHTSDMMGAAIRLYERLGFERALDKEFMTGGNTLVKSYRLQLADTLLLQ
- a CDS encoding LLM class flavin-dependent oxidoreductase, with product MSRQGQLKLGTSLHGVGSSVSGWRHPDLPSDASINIDYYIQQARQAEAGKLDFVFIADGLHITEQSIPHFLNRFEPLTVLSALAASTRNIGLAGTLSTSYSEPFTVARQFASLDHLSGGRAAWNVVTSPSEGVADNFNKGGHPDHETRYRMAAEYVEVTRGLWDSWEDDALIRDKESGVFFDPEKLHTLNHKGEFYEVAGPLNIARSKQGHPVIFQAGASESGRDFAAKTADAVFVHGQSLEEAKAVYNDLKQRAVSFGRKPEEILILPGIAPIVGHTEAEAQRKYDEVVQLGSVDDAIQYLSRYFDYHDFTQYALDEPFPDLGDFGSNGFRSFTDQIKREAREQGSTLREVALHVAQPRSAFFGTPETIADLMQLWFEEGAADGYIILPTVPDGLEAFVELVVPVLQQRGLFRTEYEHDTLRGNLGLSVPVNRYVKQA
- a CDS encoding ABC transporter substrate-binding protein — translated: MKQGTQGQAGGSKGYAAHKSRLLMGVMLALILVLTACGAATGTDSGKQSAATPAETPANAETQTDGAFPVTIKGMKGDITLNEKPKRIAILDVKFLDQMLAIGEKPAGSVIAGGNTDFPEYLGDQPNGVEVLGTRDEPNLEAIVALDPDLIIMTDFQEKQYESVSKIAPTLVLDFYEDWRDTLATVAQITDKQDEAEKVRTAYEEKIAGLKAQLSEKLGDETVAIIRPRKEGIRVHGIEHRIGGIMYNDLGLKMPALVQEINEDGSVEISMEKVPEIGADRYFVLSDELFAAEAEAMVNNPVWQSLDAVKNNRTYDVNSTLWIAYYGPLAINLIVDQASEALLGSN